In Exiguobacterium acetylicum, the genomic stretch GAACGACTTTTCCTTCTGGACCTGTTTGGTGCGTGACGAGCGTTTTGCCGAGTAACTCCGTCGCATATTCCTTCACTTCTTCTTGCGATTTCGCAAGCTTGACGCCACCTGCTTTACCGCGTCCCCCCGCGTGAATTTGAGCTTTGACGACTTTAATCGGGCCCGACAATTGTTCTGATGCATCGACCGCCTCTTCGACGGTGAAGGCTGCGATTCCGTTTGGTACGGGTACACCGTACGAACGAAGTAATTCTTTTGCCTGATACTCATGTACATTCATGAAAAAATCCCCCTTAACCCCTTTAGTTTCGGCTCTTTCATTGTAGTTAAAATTGGAAGCGCTGTCTATCGTTATCGACCGAAAGCTTTATTTTTTCAGAATTTCATCTTGATCGAGACGATATAAAAAGGCGAATAACTCAGCGATGACACCGTATAATTCTTCTGGAATCTGTTCTGATACTTGAACAGCATCTAGTAACGTCACCAACGTTTCGTCCTGCCGGATCGGAATATCATGTTTTAATGCCTCTTCTAAAATCCGTTCTGCGATGTGTTCCGATCCCTTAGCAACGACCTTTGGGGCATGCATCTGTTCTTCGTATGATAGAGCTATTGCTTTTTTCATATATGAAGATCCACCCTTCCGTTACGCGTTGAGATATCATGCGGTACGCGTTCTTTCATCTGTTCGACCCAATCGAATCGCGTCAATGCATAGCCTTGTTCCTCAAGACGAGTCTGGATTTGCGGTGTGTAGGCTTGCATGAACGTATTGACGTGCGCGTTCGGATGAAAGACGGAAATCGAAACATTCCGGTCTGCGATCAAGACGTCAACAGCGACCTCACCGAGCGTCGGTAATTGAAGATACAAGACGACGCGGGCATGATTTGGATCAAACGTCCGTTCAAACGGTGCTTCCATCATGAGATCAACATCTTCGAATGGTCCAAATTGAGGTAATTGAAATAAATAGACTCCTTTCCCTGCTTCGTTCGTTGCTTGGACGAGTTGTTGCGCTAAAATCTGATCACTCGTCTTTCGATCAAGCGTTCGACCCGTCTCGTCACCCTTTGCCAGTTGAACGAGTTCGGTAAGGGCATGCTTTAACTGCTTCGCTTCTCCTTCCGTCACCGGTTGACCAATTTGCCTTAGAAGTTCCCGTGTTTCCGCAGTCGGTACCGCCTGACGTTGTAAAAAGGAGTCGAGTAACTGAGGTAGAGCCGACTTTTGCGGAACAGACTCGGTCGAGATGATTTTTAAGACTGGTTGTCCCTCTGCTGAAACGACTTGAAAGCGATACATGTTCCCTTCTTTTAGTTCAGCCGTCGTTCCTGCCGTCAAGACACGTTGACCGACTTGGAGTTCCATCAATCCGTCCGGCAACAGCTTTAATACTTTACCGACGATGTTTGCGCCTTCCCGTAACGGTAGGTTCGCATGATCGATGATTTTAAATGGAAGTAAGGCGCGATGTTCGATTTGCATGCTCGATTCCTCCTAAAGACGTTCTTTGACAGGACGGAATGTTTTCCGGTGAATCGGTGTGACGCCCAGTGTATCGAGCGCTTGTAAATGTATCGGTGTTCCGTAACCTGCGTGTGTTTCAAATCCATATCCCGGATACTCGATCGCATATTGTTCCATCATCGCATCTCGTGTCTCTTTCGCAACGACACTTGCAGCAGCAATCGAGACACTCCGCGCATCTCCTTTGATAAGAGAGAGTTGTGGTGTATCGTCGTCGAGTGTCATCGCATCGACAAGTAAGGCATCCGGTTGCAATTGGTGTACTGCGTCTTGCATCGCCCGTTTCGATGCTTGATAGATATTGATTTCGTCGATTTCAGCCGGTTCGATGATGCCGATCGCAATCTCAGCCACTTCTTGCAGATGCTTAAGTGCCGCTTGCCGCTGTACTTTACTCATCTGTTTGGAATCCGTTAGTCCTGGATGATAAAAACCGTCTGGTAAGATGACAGCTGCTGCGACGACAGGACCAGCTAGTGGACCTCGTCCGACTTCGTCCACTCCCGCAATTCGAACGTACCCTTGCTGACGATACTCGTCTTCAAATGCGAGTCGCTCCTTGAAATCGATCCGTTGCTGCTCTTCGAGTGCAAATCGTCGTTCTGTCTGACGAAACAGCGTATGCACCCCTTTTCGCGTATCTGAAGCCAGTTCCTGCTTCAATTGAATAAATTCTTCTAGTGTCGCTTTTTGCAATCGTTCTTTTACTTCTGCTATCTTCATACATCCTGCTCCTTTGAAAAAAACTTGGACATCAAAGGATGTCCAAGTCCGTTATGCATGCGTTTCCCATTCTTCGACTGTTTCAAGCGTCACCCGACCGAGCTTTTCCGTTCGTAGCTCATGCAGGAGCATTTCGCTCGTCCGCTCGAAATCGACATAGCCACCTGAGACGAAACCACGTTTTTTACCGATTGCTTCGAGTACATCAACCGCTTCTCCCGATACTTCGTCGAGTCGATAGCGCTCACGTAACTGCTCCGGATACCGTGTCTTTAGCTCACGAAGGGCAAATAGCGCAATATCGTCGATGTTTAAGATGTCATCCTTGATCGCTCCCGTCGCTGCTAACCGATATCCGACGACTTGATCGTCGAACTTCGGCCAGAGGATACCTGGTGTATCAAGTAATTCCATCTCACCTGTCTTCATCTTGATCCACTGCTGGCGTTTCGTCACACCTGGACGGTCACCCGTGATGGCAATATTTCGGCCAGCAAGTCGATTGATGAGCGTCGATTTCCCGACGTTCGGAATGCCGATGATCAAGGCACGGATCGCACTCGGATTCCGCCCTTTCTCCCGCATCCGTGCATGTTTTTCTTTCATTAGTCGTAACGCACCTTCATGGATTTGATTCAATCCTTTATTGTGCTTCGCGTCAACCGCAACGACATCAACACCATCTGCTCGTAATGCCTGCATCCATTGCTCCGTCACTCGTTTGTCCGCCATATCCGCCTTGTTGAGGACAATCAGTCGCGGCTTACCTGCCGTGATCTGTTCGACCATCGGGTTGCGGCTCGACATCGGAAGACGGGCATCGACGAGTTCGATCACCACATCGATCAACTTTAGTTTTTCTGTGACTTCCCGACGTGCTTTGGCCATGTGACCGGGGAACCATTGAATCGTCATATCCTTCACCTCGTTCATATATTCCTGGACTTCTTGCTGATCATACGATACATGAAAAAACATCCACTCCCTAGTATACGCAACTTCAGACAAGAAAAGAAGATGAGCTGCTTACTTTTAACGGCAAGCGTCTCATCTTCGT encodes the following:
- a CDS encoding EscU/YscU/HrcU family type III secretion system export apparatus switch protein, translating into MKKAIALSYEEQMHAPKVVAKGSEHIAERILEEALKHDIPIRQDETLVTLLDAVQVSEQIPEELYGVIAELFAFLYRLDQDEILKK
- a CDS encoding flagellar hook-length control protein FliK, yielding MQIEHRALLPFKIIDHANLPLREGANIVGKVLKLLPDGLMELQVGQRVLTAGTTAELKEGNMYRFQVVSAEGQPVLKIISTESVPQKSALPQLLDSFLQRQAVPTAETRELLRQIGQPVTEGEAKQLKHALTELVQLAKGDETGRTLDRKTSDQILAQQLVQATNEAGKGVYLFQLPQFGPFEDVDLMMEAPFERTFDPNHARVVLYLQLPTLGEVAVDVLIADRNVSISVFHPNAHVNTFMQAYTPQIQTRLEEQGYALTRFDWVEQMKERVPHDISTRNGRVDLHI
- a CDS encoding ribonuclease HII, whose protein sequence is MKIAEVKERLQKATLEEFIQLKQELASDTRKGVHTLFRQTERRFALEEQQRIDFKERLAFEDEYRQQGYVRIAGVDEVGRGPLAGPVVAAAVILPDGFYHPGLTDSKQMSKVQRQAALKHLQEVAEIAIGIIEPAEIDEINIYQASKRAMQDAVHQLQPDALLVDAMTLDDDTPQLSLIKGDARSVSIAAASVVAKETRDAMMEQYAIEYPGYGFETHAGYGTPIHLQALDTLGVTPIHRKTFRPVKERL
- the ylqF gene encoding ribosome biogenesis GTPase YlqF: MTIQWFPGHMAKARREVTEKLKLIDVVIELVDARLPMSSRNPMVEQITAGKPRLIVLNKADMADKRVTEQWMQALRADGVDVVAVDAKHNKGLNQIHEGALRLMKEKHARMREKGRNPSAIRALIIGIPNVGKSTLINRLAGRNIAITGDRPGVTKRQQWIKMKTGEMELLDTPGILWPKFDDQVVGYRLAATGAIKDDILNIDDIALFALRELKTRYPEQLRERYRLDEVSGEAVDVLEAIGKKRGFVSGGYVDFERTSEMLLHELRTEKLGRVTLETVEEWETHA